The following are encoded in a window of Deinococcus carri genomic DNA:
- a CDS encoding biopolymer transporter ExbD, which yields MRRRFREGGDAVTFDFAPMVDIVLLLLIFFFLTSSLGARQNALPLDLPRASTTVQETPALPIVSVDRAGKLFLNGKETTLTKLGGQLKPLLQTSGGVVGLRADERGNYGTVVRVMDEIKKAGGERLALGTRTAQGGGK from the coding sequence GTGAGGCGGCGCTTTCGTGAGGGCGGCGACGCCGTGACCTTCGATTTCGCGCCGATGGTGGACATCGTGCTGCTGCTGCTGATCTTCTTCTTCCTGACCAGCAGCCTGGGGGCACGCCAGAACGCGCTGCCGCTGGACCTGCCGCGCGCCAGCACCACCGTGCAGGAGACGCCCGCCCTGCCTATCGTGAGCGTGGACCGCGCCGGGAAGCTGTTTCTGAACGGCAAGGAAACCACCCTGACGAAACTGGGCGGGCAGCTCAAGCCCCTGCTGCAAACGTCGGGCGGCGTGGTGGGCCTGCGCGCCGACGAGCGCGGCAACTACGGCACCGTGGTGCGCGTGATGGACGAGATCAAGAAGGCGGGCGGCGAGCGCCTCGCGCTGGGAACCCGCACGGCCCAGGGGGGCGGAAAGTGA
- the lipA gene encoding lipoyl synthase: MTQQDPTQKEARFIKNGIYRKDSVPVRDKKPEWLKVTIPTGQVYGEVRKIVKEHRLHTVCEEAMCPNIGECWSRGTATFMLMGHICTRACRFCAVDTGNPMGKLDLDEPRGVAESVRLMGLKYVVLTSVDRDDLPDGGAYHFAKTVTAIKRENPGTRVEALTPDFGGNPHCVDLVLDSGVDVYAQNLETVRRLTHPVRDIRASYERTLGVLRHAKQSRPDVITKTSIMLGLGETREELREAMADCRAHGVDVLTFGQYLRPTMHHLPVERYVSPAEFDDIREEGMAMGFLEVVAGPLVRSSYKAEQIVMDRPTDLPDHLAHLEGGEQLSLI, encoded by the coding sequence ATGACGCAGCAGGATCCGACCCAGAAAGAAGCCCGCTTTATCAAGAACGGCATCTACCGCAAGGACAGCGTGCCGGTCCGCGACAAGAAGCCCGAGTGGCTCAAGGTCACCATCCCGACCGGGCAGGTGTACGGCGAGGTCCGCAAGATCGTCAAGGAACACCGCCTGCACACCGTCTGCGAGGAGGCGATGTGCCCCAACATCGGGGAGTGCTGGTCGCGCGGCACCGCCACCTTCATGCTGATGGGCCACATCTGCACCCGCGCCTGCCGCTTCTGCGCGGTGGATACCGGCAACCCGATGGGCAAGCTGGACCTCGACGAACCCCGCGGTGTGGCTGAGTCGGTGCGGCTGATGGGCCTGAAGTACGTGGTGCTGACCTCGGTGGACCGTGACGACCTGCCCGACGGCGGCGCGTACCACTTCGCCAAGACGGTGACGGCCATCAAGCGCGAGAATCCCGGCACCCGCGTTGAGGCACTGACGCCCGACTTCGGCGGCAATCCCCACTGCGTGGACCTGGTGCTGGACAGCGGCGTGGACGTGTACGCCCAGAACCTCGAAACGGTGCGCCGCCTGACCCATCCTGTGCGCGACATCCGCGCGAGCTACGAGCGCACGCTGGGGGTGCTGCGGCACGCCAAGCAGAGCCGCCCCGACGTGATCACCAAGACCAGCATCATGCTGGGCCTGGGCGAGACGCGCGAGGAACTGCGCGAGGCGATGGCCGACTGCCGCGCGCACGGCGTGGACGTGCTCACCTTCGGCCAGTACCTGCGTCCCACCATGCACCACCTGCCGGTCGAGCGCTACGTCTCCCCCGCCGAGTTCGACGATATCCGGGAGGAGGGGATGGCGATGGGCTTCCTGGAAGTCGTCGCCGGGCCGCTGGTCCGCTCCTCGTACAAGGCCGAGCAGATCGTGATGGACCGCCCCACGGACCTGCCCGACCACCTCGCGCACCTGGAGGGCGGCGAGCAGCTCAGCCTGATCTGA
- a CDS encoding acetate--CoA ligase has protein sequence MEKSLLEHPLVAPTAALKASAPVAEDEAARLLALDPPAYWLEIARELTWDTPPTVALEGTLGDFRYFPGATGNVSVNCLDRWPRERTALLYEREDGLREEWTYGELTDATARFAAALQDLGVEKGDRVAIYLGNVPEAFIAIHACYRIGAIYSVIFAGFSASAVRDRLEDARPKVVVCTDATLRRGKTVPLKATLDEAMAGLDIPHVIVARRVDRASPLREGEQDFHTLLERTTRRADPVPLEANDPGFIIYTSGTTSKPKGLVHAGIGFLVGTYANVKWALNLQPQDVYWCTADVGWLTFPIFALVGGLAHGATHVIYEGGIDTPTPARPYEVIERYGVNKVFTAPTALRMLRRAGDAALEGHDLGRLDLIALVGEPLDPETWHWTQGKLGAGRIFVNNTYGQTETGTAWASSMVGITPTRPGSCGHPLPGYRVRVVRDDGTQAQPGELGALTLTEPFPCLARTVWGDHDRYVQTYLSDFPGSYAASDAALLDADGQLWVTGRLDDVMNVAGHRIGTMEMEAALITHPAVSEAAVVAMPDEVKGAVPVAFVVPRGDAQGGPGLEDELAEAIVRGVGPIARPARVIVTPTVPRTRSGKIMRRLLRDLLVTGEVRGDLTSLENPDAIEVVRERIQAG, from the coding sequence GTGGAGAAATCGTTGCTGGAGCATCCCCTCGTCGCCCCCACGGCCGCCCTGAAGGCGTCGGCCCCTGTCGCTGAGGACGAGGCCGCCCGCCTGCTCGCCCTGGACCCCCCCGCCTACTGGCTGGAGATTGCCCGCGAACTGACCTGGGACACGCCGCCGACGGTGGCCCTGGAGGGCACGCTGGGCGACTTCCGCTACTTCCCCGGCGCGACCGGGAACGTCAGCGTGAACTGCCTGGACCGCTGGCCGCGGGAGCGCACCGCCCTGCTGTACGAGCGCGAGGACGGCCTGCGGGAAGAATGGACCTACGGCGAACTGACCGACGCCACCGCCCGCTTCGCCGCCGCGTTGCAGGACCTGGGGGTCGAGAAGGGCGACCGGGTGGCGATTTACCTGGGGAACGTTCCCGAGGCCTTTATCGCCATCCACGCCTGCTACCGCATCGGGGCGATCTACTCGGTCATCTTCGCGGGCTTCAGCGCGTCGGCGGTGCGCGACCGCCTGGAGGACGCCCGCCCGAAGGTCGTGGTCTGCACCGACGCCACCCTGCGGCGCGGCAAGACCGTCCCCCTCAAGGCCACGCTGGACGAGGCGATGGCGGGCCTGGACATCCCGCACGTCATCGTCGCGCGGCGGGTGGACCGGGCCTCTCCACTGCGGGAGGGGGAGCAGGACTTCCACACGTTGCTGGAACGGACGACGCGCCGCGCCGACCCCGTGCCGCTGGAGGCGAACGACCCCGGCTTCATCATCTACACGTCGGGCACCACCTCCAAGCCCAAGGGACTGGTGCACGCGGGCATCGGCTTTCTGGTGGGCACCTACGCGAACGTGAAGTGGGCGCTGAACCTCCAACCCCAGGACGTGTACTGGTGCACGGCGGACGTGGGCTGGCTGACCTTCCCGATCTTCGCGCTGGTGGGGGGCCTGGCGCATGGGGCGACGCACGTAATCTACGAGGGCGGCATCGACACGCCCACGCCCGCCCGCCCCTACGAGGTCATTGAACGCTACGGCGTGAACAAGGTCTTTACCGCGCCCACCGCCCTGCGGATGCTGCGCCGCGCGGGGGACGCCGCCCTGGAGGGGCACGACCTGGGCCGCTTGGACCTGATTGCCCTCGTGGGCGAGCCGCTCGACCCCGAAACCTGGCACTGGACGCAGGGCAAACTGGGCGCGGGCCGCATCTTCGTGAACAACACCTATGGGCAGACGGAAACCGGCACGGCCTGGGCCAGCTCGATGGTCGGCATTACCCCCACCCGCCCCGGCAGTTGCGGCCATCCGCTGCCCGGCTACCGCGTCCGCGTGGTGCGCGACGACGGGACCCAGGCGCAGCCCGGCGAACTGGGCGCGCTGACCCTCACCGAGCCGTTTCCCTGCCTCGCGCGGACGGTGTGGGGCGACCACGACCGCTACGTGCAGACCTACCTGTCGGACTTTCCGGGCAGCTACGCGGCCAGTGACGCCGCCCTGCTCGACGCCGACGGGCAACTGTGGGTCACGGGCCGCCTGGACGACGTGATGAACGTGGCCGGGCACCGCATCGGCACGATGGAGATGGAGGCCGCCCTGATCACCCACCCCGCCGTCAGCGAGGCCGCGGTGGTCGCCATGCCCGATGAGGTGAAAGGCGCGGTGCCGGTCGCCTTCGTGGTTCCGCGCGGGGACGCGCAGGGTGGTCCAGGGCTGGAGGACGAACTCGCGGAGGCCATCGTGCGCGGCGTCGGTCCCATCGCGCGGCCCGCCCGCGTGATCGTCACGCCCACCGTGCCCCGCACCCGCAGCGGCAAGATCATGCGCCGCCTGCTGCGCGACCTGCTGGTGACGGGCGAGGTCCGGGGCGACCTGACCAGCCTGGAGAACCCGGACGCGATCGAGGTGGTGAGGGAGCGCATTCAGGCAGGGTGA
- a CDS encoding methyltransferase domain-containing protein, producing MSVSPSMPDFIHPAYLKALGRAMQPAKQQSYDALHLFPGARVLDVGCGPGLDAAALAGRVGPEGQVVGVDHDPTMLEHARAALPPRTNILFRQADGLALPFPDGSFDAVRAERVLMHTPDASRLLAEMLRVTRPGGRVSAMDTDLPPTVDYASDEVQALDRRITAFQRQQASGPTFRGKPGRQLRRLFGEAGLEGVTAEVIVVPLDAEALLDTWFTRPEAALEAGVLTSEEWAAFEAHFRALDAAGHLFAYSTVVLAVGRTPEKGAAGQ from the coding sequence ATGAGCGTGTCACCGAGCATGCCGGACTTCATCCATCCGGCCTACCTGAAGGCGTTGGGCCGCGCTATGCAACCGGCCAAGCAGCAGAGTTACGACGCCCTGCATCTCTTTCCCGGAGCGCGGGTGCTGGACGTGGGCTGCGGGCCGGGGCTGGACGCGGCGGCCCTCGCCGGGCGGGTGGGGCCAGAGGGGCAGGTGGTGGGCGTGGACCACGACCCGACCATGCTGGAACATGCCCGCGCCGCCTTGCCCCCCCGGACGAACATCCTTTTCCGGCAGGCCGACGGGCTGGCGCTGCCCTTTCCTGACGGTTCCTTCGACGCCGTGCGGGCCGAGCGCGTCCTGATGCATACGCCCGACGCCTCCCGCCTGCTGGCCGAGATGCTGCGCGTCACCCGCCCCGGCGGCCGGGTCAGCGCGATGGACACCGACCTCCCGCCCACGGTGGACTATGCCAGCGACGAGGTGCAGGCACTCGACCGCCGCATCACCGCCTTCCAGCGGCAACAGGCGAGCGGGCCGACCTTCCGGGGCAAGCCGGGGCGGCAGCTGCGGCGGCTGTTCGGGGAGGCCGGGCTGGAGGGGGTCACGGCGGAAGTCATCGTGGTGCCCCTGGACGCGGAGGCCCTGCTGGACACCTGGTTTACCCGTCCCGAGGCGGCGCTGGAGGCCGGAGTCCTCACCTCGGAAGAGTGGGCGGCGTTCGAGGCGCACTTTCGCGCACTGGACGCGGCCGGGCACCTGTTCGCCTATTCCACGGTGGTCCTCGCGGTCGGGCGCACACCGGAGAAGGGGGCAGCGGGCCAGTAA
- a CDS encoding GGDEF domain-containing protein has translation MRDPCLPFPDVLPPADAWRGRGLLRKGTNRRESYQTVLPLALLGTLLPLALPGPAPAPVLAVTLLGLAGLLGLVLVLTLVPRCPLRVLDLLLLLGGWALLLGELAFRLFGAATPGAVLSLGNMLPWCLVLLLAPAWLLGERQGRVVSGAALGSLLLLTLLFAAGPMGARGPEGSALLNALLQVQLAGGVALLGQQAAGRRARTAARCGSWSGMADQECDPLTGLPGYPALERVLAGHLPQRPAGLTVAVLALDGLEEAQAERGVAFAQVLRAHVARTLTAATRDEDVVGCLGDGTFAVLMRVPDARSARAACERLRVRVASRPLQGVLPTVSVGVTVWAGHTSGRALLTHAQQALAQARQDGGNRVHLGTEAGVVLAAAPAA, from the coding sequence ATGCGTGATCCCTGCCTGCCGTTTCCCGACGTCCTGCCGCCGGCCGACGCGTGGCGCGGACGGGGCCTCCTGCGCAAAGGCACGAACCGCCGGGAAAGCTATCAGACGGTGTTGCCGCTGGCGCTGCTGGGAACTCTCCTCCCGCTGGCCCTGCCAGGACCGGCCCCCGCGCCCGTGCTGGCCGTCACGTTGCTGGGGCTGGCGGGCCTGCTGGGGCTGGTCCTGGTCCTGACGCTGGTGCCGCGTTGCCCGCTGCGGGTGCTGGACCTGCTGCTGCTGCTGGGCGGCTGGGCCTTGCTGCTGGGCGAACTGGCCTTCCGGCTGTTTGGCGCGGCCACACCGGGCGCGGTCCTGTCGCTGGGCAACATGCTCCCCTGGTGTCTGGTCCTGCTCCTGGCCCCGGCCTGGCTGCTCGGGGAGCGGCAGGGGCGGGTGGTGAGTGGGGCGGCCCTGGGAAGCCTGCTGCTGCTGACCCTCCTCTTTGCCGCCGGTCCCATGGGCGCGCGCGGGCCGGAAGGCAGCGCCCTGCTGAATGCCCTGTTGCAGGTGCAGTTGGCCGGGGGTGTGGCCCTGCTGGGGCAGCAGGCGGCGGGCCGCCGCGCCCGGACGGCAGCCCGCTGCGGAAGCTGGTCAGGCATGGCTGACCAGGAGTGTGATCCCCTGACCGGCCTGCCGGGATACCCCGCGCTGGAGCGGGTGCTGGCGGGGCATCTTCCCCAGCGCCCGGCGGGGCTGACGGTGGCGGTGCTGGCGCTGGACGGTCTGGAGGAAGCGCAGGCGGAGCGGGGGGTGGCCTTTGCCCAGGTGCTGCGCGCCCACGTGGCCCGCACCCTGACCGCCGCCACCCGCGACGAGGACGTAGTCGGGTGCCTGGGCGACGGGACCTTTGCCGTGCTGATGCGCGTTCCCGATGCCCGGTCGGCCCGCGCGGCCTGCGAGCGGCTGCGGGTGCGGGTCGCCTCGCGGCCGCTGCAGGGCGTCCTGCCCACCGTCAGCGTCGGCGTGACGGTCTGGGCCGGGCACACCAGCGGCCGCGCCCTGCTGACGCACGCGCAACAGGCGCTGGCGCAGGCCCGCCAGGACGGCGGCAACCGGGTCCATCTCGGCACGGAAGCGGGCGTGGTCCTTGCGGCCGCACCGGCGGCCTGA
- the sufC gene encoding Fe-S cluster assembly ATPase SufC, producing the protein MTNQPHQLEIRNLHASVGDQPILKGVNLVVPRGELHAIMGPNGNGKSTLAKVIVGDPEYTVTEGEVLVDGQNILEMEPDERARLGVFLAFQYPVEIPGVTIANFLRLAMQARKEEGEEVGFAEFYGKLTSALKTLEWDESIVERYLNEGFSGGEKKRNEILQMLMLEPNYIIMDETDSGLDVDALKIVAKGVNSLRGPNLGGLIITHYQRLLNYIVPDKVHIIVDGRVVQTGGPELAQRLDAEGYDWVKQLAVAGD; encoded by the coding sequence ATGACCAACCAGCCCCACCAGCTCGAGATTCGCAACCTCCACGCCTCCGTCGGTGACCAGCCGATCCTGAAGGGCGTCAACCTCGTCGTGCCGCGCGGCGAACTGCACGCCATCATGGGGCCGAACGGCAACGGCAAGAGCACGCTCGCCAAGGTGATCGTGGGCGACCCCGAGTACACCGTGACGGAAGGCGAGGTGCTGGTCGACGGCCAGAACATCCTGGAGATGGAACCCGACGAGCGCGCCCGCCTGGGCGTGTTCCTGGCCTTCCAGTACCCGGTCGAGATTCCCGGCGTCACCATCGCCAACTTCCTGCGCCTCGCCATGCAGGCCCGCAAGGAGGAAGGCGAAGAGGTGGGCTTTGCCGAGTTCTACGGCAAGCTGACCAGCGCCCTGAAGACCCTGGAGTGGGACGAGAGCATCGTCGAGCGCTACCTCAACGAGGGTTTTTCGGGCGGCGAGAAGAAGCGCAACGAGATTCTCCAGATGCTGATGCTGGAACCGAACTACATCATCATGGACGAGACGGATTCCGGCCTCGACGTGGACGCCCTCAAGATCGTCGCCAAGGGCGTCAACAGCCTGCGCGGCCCAAATCTCGGCGGCCTGATCATCACCCACTACCAGCGCCTGCTGAACTACATCGTGCCCGACAAGGTCCACATCATCGTAGACGGCCGCGTCGTGCAGACGGGCGGCCCCGAACTGGCCCAGCGCCTCGACGCCGAGGGCTACGACTGGGTCAAGCAGCTCGCCGTAGCGGGCGACTGA
- a CDS encoding DUF47 domain-containing protein: MVLSKFMPRNPQFSAKFAEAARNAHATAQALVDLLENYTDVEAKVQRVRDLEHEGDRITREITNLLAESFIVPFDREDIIALNNELDDLVDNMEEAARKLSLYSIERPLPQMARLARVVEQQCALLAQGMPMIEDTGRIRELAALAGQIRTLEDEGDDISDEVQRTLYQGVSDVPGMIRAMRSGEILNLIEDASDQAQRVAKTVESILLKNA; encoded by the coding sequence ATGGTTCTGTCAAAGTTCATGCCCAGGAATCCCCAATTCAGCGCGAAGTTCGCTGAAGCCGCCCGCAACGCGCACGCCACCGCCCAGGCCCTGGTGGACCTGCTGGAGAACTACACGGACGTGGAGGCCAAGGTGCAGCGCGTCCGCGACCTCGAACACGAGGGCGACCGCATCACCCGCGAGATCACCAACCTGCTGGCCGAGTCGTTCATCGTGCCCTTTGACCGCGAGGACATCATCGCGCTGAACAACGAACTCGACGATCTGGTGGACAACATGGAGGAGGCCGCGCGCAAGCTCAGCCTCTACAGCATCGAGCGGCCCCTCCCGCAGATGGCGCGGCTGGCCCGCGTGGTCGAGCAGCAGTGCGCGCTGCTGGCCCAGGGGATGCCCATGATCGAGGATACGGGCCGCATCCGCGAACTCGCCGCGCTGGCCGGACAGATTCGCACCCTGGAGGACGAGGGCGACGACATCAGCGACGAGGTGCAGCGCACCCTCTACCAGGGCGTGAGCGACGTGCCCGGCATGATTCGCGCCATGCGCAGCGGCGAGATCCTCAACCTGATCGAGGACGCCTCGGATCAGGCGCAGCGGGTCGCCAAGACGGTGGAGAGCATTCTCCTGAAAAACGCGTAA
- a CDS encoding inorganic phosphate transporter, with translation MEPALIGLLVIIALALAFDFINGFHDTANAIATSVATKVLTPFQAIAMAAVLNVVGALTGTAVAKTIASDIVPQQYATLELVGAALLSAVFWNLYTWWKGLPSSSSHALIFSLVGAGVAAGGWGIIIPKGVQKTVTGLFTSPLLGFVVPILLMALLTWLVLRWMRPRTVTRTFRWAQIASAAFMAFSHGGNDAQKTMGIMTFALSAYAGTQYDHVPLWVVLSAATAMGLGTSVGGWRIIKTMGFKVVDLKPVDGFVAETSAALIIHTASTLGIPVSTTHTISASIMGVGTTKGFRKVKWQVAGRIVTAWFITIPTCIALGWAIHKVILALGV, from the coding sequence ATGGAACCTGCCCTGATCGGCCTGCTCGTCATCATCGCGCTGGCGCTGGCCTTTGACTTCATCAACGGCTTTCACGACACCGCCAACGCCATCGCCACCTCCGTCGCCACCAAGGTGCTGACACCCTTCCAGGCCATCGCCATGGCCGCCGTCCTCAATGTCGTCGGCGCGCTGACCGGCACCGCCGTCGCCAAGACCATCGCCAGCGACATCGTGCCGCAGCAGTACGCCACGCTGGAACTGGTGGGGGCGGCCCTGCTCAGCGCCGTGTTCTGGAACCTCTACACCTGGTGGAAGGGCCTGCCTTCCTCCTCCAGCCACGCGCTGATCTTCAGCCTGGTGGGGGCGGGGGTCGCCGCGGGGGGCTGGGGCATCATCATTCCCAAGGGCGTGCAGAAGACGGTGACGGGCCTCTTTACCAGCCCGCTGCTGGGCTTCGTGGTGCCGATCCTCCTGATGGCGCTGCTGACCTGGCTGGTGCTGCGCTGGATGCGGCCGCGCACCGTGACCCGCACCTTCCGCTGGGCGCAGATCGCCTCGGCGGCGTTCATGGCCTTTTCGCACGGCGGCAACGACGCGCAAAAGACCATGGGCATCATGACCTTTGCCCTGAGCGCCTACGCGGGCACCCAGTACGACCACGTGCCGCTGTGGGTGGTGCTGTCCGCCGCCACCGCAATGGGCCTGGGCACCAGCGTGGGCGGCTGGCGCATCATCAAGACGATGGGCTTCAAGGTCGTGGACCTCAAGCCGGTGGACGGCTTCGTGGCCGAGACCAGCGCCGCCCTGATCATCCACACGGCCAGCACCCTGGGCATCCCGGTCAGCACCACCCACACCATCAGCGCCAGCATCATGGGCGTGGGCACCACCAAGGGCTTCAGGAAGGTCAAGTGGCAGGTGGCCGGACGCATCGTGACCGCGTGGTTCATCACCATTCCCACCTGCATCGCGCTGGGGTGGGCAATTCACAAGGTGATTCTGGCGCTGGGGGTGTAG
- a CDS encoding type III pantothenate kinase produces the protein MPASFPLLAVDIGNTSTVLGLADEHLNLTHTWRVRTNRDLLPDDLALHLHGLFTLAGSAIPRAAVLSSVAPPLGANYALALRRHFGIEAFEVMADNLPDVTVELDQPGSVGADRLCNLFGAEKYLDGYEYAVVVDFGTSTNFDVVGRGRRFLGGILATGAQVSADALFARAAKLPRITLEAPASAIGKNTVHALQSGLVFGYAEMVDGLLRRVRAELPAPAVAIATGGFARTIEGICREIDFYDETLTLRGLVELWASRGEALSPVEK, from the coding sequence GTGCCCGCCTCCTTCCCCCTCCTCGCCGTGGACATCGGCAACACCAGCACCGTGCTGGGCCTCGCGGACGAGCACCTGAACCTCACCCACACCTGGCGCGTCCGCACCAACCGCGACCTGCTGCCCGACGACCTCGCGCTGCACCTGCACGGCCTCTTCACGCTGGCGGGGTCGGCCATTCCGCGCGCGGCGGTCCTGAGCAGTGTCGCCCCCCCGCTGGGCGCGAACTACGCGCTGGCCCTGCGCCGTCACTTCGGTATCGAGGCGTTCGAGGTGATGGCCGACAATCTCCCCGACGTGACGGTGGAACTCGACCAGCCCGGCAGTGTCGGTGCTGACCGCCTGTGCAACCTGTTCGGCGCGGAGAAGTACCTGGACGGGTACGAGTACGCCGTCGTCGTGGACTTCGGGACCAGCACCAATTTCGATGTGGTGGGGCGGGGCCGCCGCTTTCTGGGCGGGATTCTCGCCACGGGCGCGCAGGTCAGCGCGGACGCCCTCTTCGCCCGCGCCGCCAAGCTGCCCCGCATCACGCTCGAAGCCCCCGCCAGCGCCATCGGCAAGAACACCGTCCACGCCCTCCAGTCGGGTCTGGTCTTCGGCTACGCCGAGATGGTGGACGGCCTGCTGCGCCGCGTGCGCGCCGAACTCCCCGCCCCCGCCGTCGCCATCGCCACCGGCGGCTTCGCCCGCACCATCGAGGGCATCTGCCGCGAGATCGATTTCTACGACGAGACCCTGACCCTGCGCGGCCTGGTGGAACTGTGGGCCAGCCGGGGGGAAGCCCTGTCGCCTGTGGAGAAGTAG
- a CDS encoding MotA/TolQ/ExbB proton channel family protein, translating to MNLLALIQAAGPLLWVLLALSVYVVYTAAVRAQALGRLGQDPSALIERTRAVTAESGPAAALAEVDRAADPTPAARVLRAGLSRADRGTDAAQAAMNAAVLAEDARLYAGLSALGTAAQIAPLLGLLGTVIGMVRSFLVFSSTTAPTPSQLATGISEALINTAAGLIVAIIAYVARNALRAKADRIATQAERVREELPAWLAPRGLTSTRPVPEVALNFDPVPAGGAAR from the coding sequence ATGAATCTCCTGGCTCTGATTCAGGCCGCCGGCCCCCTGCTGTGGGTGCTGCTCGCCCTGTCCGTGTACGTCGTCTACACCGCCGCCGTGCGCGCCCAGGCCCTGGGGCGTCTGGGGCAGGACCCGTCGGCGCTGATCGAGCGCACGCGGGCCGTCACCGCCGAGAGCGGTCCCGCCGCCGCCCTGGCCGAGGTGGACCGCGCCGCCGACCCCACGCCCGCCGCCCGTGTGCTGCGCGCGGGCCTGAGCCGCGCCGACCGGGGCACGGACGCCGCGCAGGCCGCGATGAACGCCGCCGTGCTGGCCGAGGACGCGCGGCTGTACGCGGGCCTCTCGGCCCTGGGCACCGCCGCCCAGATCGCGCCGCTGCTGGGGCTGCTGGGCACCGTGATTGGCATGGTGCGCTCGTTCCTGGTGTTCAGCTCCACCACCGCGCCCACACCCTCGCAGCTCGCCACCGGCATCAGCGAGGCGCTGATCAACACGGCGGCGGGCCTGATCGTGGCGATCATCGCCTACGTGGCCCGCAATGCCCTGCGTGCCAAGGCTGACCGCATCGCCACCCAGGCCGAGCGGGTGCGTGAGGAACTGCCCGCCTGGCTCGCCCCGCGCGGCCTGACCTCCACCCGGCCCGTGCCGGAGGTCGCCCTGAACTTCGACCCCGTGCCCGCAGGCGGAGCCGCGCGGTGA
- a CDS encoding short-chain dehydrogenase, with the protein MRTLVVGGTGMLAGVVRALLEEGDEVTVLARRPERLQDTRAHLLPLDYRDTEALERALAQAGPFDRAVVWIHGTAPEAPFVVARHVRGPYWHLLGSAAANPARMGSRRRERFAALHHDYRELILGFVLAGESSRWLTHEEISGGVLHALRHHLNRQVIGVVDPWERRP; encoded by the coding sequence ATGCGAACGCTGGTGGTCGGCGGAACTGGAATGCTCGCGGGCGTGGTCCGTGCCCTGCTGGAGGAGGGGGACGAGGTGACGGTGCTGGCGCGGCGGCCTGAGCGGCTTCAGGACACCCGCGCCCACCTCCTGCCCCTGGATTACCGGGACACGGAGGCGCTGGAGCGGGCGCTGGCGCAGGCCGGACCCTTCGACCGGGCGGTGGTGTGGATACACGGCACCGCACCCGAAGCCCCTTTCGTGGTGGCCCGGCACGTGCGCGGCCCCTACTGGCACCTGCTGGGAAGCGCGGCAGCGAATCCGGCCAGGATGGGCAGCCGCAGGCGGGAGCGCTTCGCGGCGCTGCACCACGATTACCGCGAACTCATCCTCGGGTTCGTGCTGGCGGGGGAAAGCTCGCGCTGGCTGACCCACGAGGAAATCAGCGGAGGCGTCCTGCATGCGCTGCGGCATCACCTGAACCGGCAGGTGATCGGCGTGGTGGACCCCTGGGAGAGGCGGCCCTAG